From Solanum lycopersicum chromosome 8, SLM_r2.1, the proteins below share one genomic window:
- the LOC101258683 gene encoding O-fucosyltransferase 29-like isoform X2, whose protein sequence is MHGIKNYVFALCVLVYLSITFLFYDIFQDGSHRLSIDIWKSRYSSFYYGCSERGPHFTERGPHFSSAVRERFSNGYLLIATSGGLNQQRTGITDAVVVARILNATLVVPELDHHSFWKDESDFSNIFDVGWFISYLAKDVTIVKRVPEKVMMSMEKPPYTMRVPRKSEPEYYLEQVLPILLRRKVLQLTKFDYRLASDLDEELQKLRCRVNYHALRFTKPIRNLGQKLVFRMRRMEERFIAVHLRFEPDMLAFSGCYYGGGDKERYELGEIRKRWATLPELSPDEERARGKCPLTPHEVGLMLRALGFNNDTYLYVASGEIYGGEKTLQPLRELFPNFYTKEMLAGEELQPFLPYSSRLAAIDYIVCDESDVFATNNNGNMAKILAGRRRYMGHKRTIRPNAKRLSALFMARDKMDWATFSRKVKSCQRGFLGEPEENKPGRGDFHEFPSTCICKRPFNLSNFTSKENKYQISRRNPTVSESRYTYLSNSSNLEQKSSQKFNEESLRDRHGSLIDEIDPDNPLSD, encoded by the exons ATGCATGGCATTAAAAACTATGTTTTTGCATTGTGTGTCCTGGTGTATTTAAGCATCACATTTTTGTTCTATGATATTTTCCAGGATGGAAGTCATCGTTTATCAATTGACATTTGGAAATCAAGGTATTCAAGTTTTTACTATGGATGCAGTGAGAGAGGCCCTCATTTTACTGAGAGAGGCCCTCATTTTTCTT CTGCTGTGCGTGAGCGATTTTCCAACGGATATTTGCTTATTGCAACTAGTGGAGGTCTCAACCAACAAAGAACTGGC ATAACTGATGCTGTAGTTGTTGCACGGATTCTCAATGCCACTTTAGTTGTACCTGAATTAGATCATCATTCATTTTGGAAGGACGAAAG tgatttttcaaatatttttgatgttggTTGGTTCATCTCTTACCTTGCAAAGGATGTCACAATTGTTAAAAGAGTTCCAGAGAAGGTCATGATGTCAATGGAAAAACCCCCATATACCATGCGAGTTCCTAGAAAATCGGAGCCTGAATATTACTTGGAGCAAGTTTTGCCCATACTCTTAAGAAGAAAG GTTCTTCAGTTGACAAAGTTTGACTATCGACTTGCTAGTGACCTTGATGAAGAGCTACAAAAATTGCGTTGCCGTGTGAATTATCATGCCTTAAGATTCACAAAACCCATTAGGAATCTTGGTCAGAAACTTGTATTCCGTATGCGGAGGATGGAAGAACGCTTCATTGCAGTTCACTTGAG gTTTGAACCTGATATGTTGGCATTCTCTGGCTGCTACTATGGTGGGGGCGACAAGGAAAGATATGAACTGGGTGAGATAAGAAAACGATGGGCTACTTTACCT GAGTTGAGCCCTGATGAAGAACGAGCACGAGGGAAATGCCCACTAACACCTCATGAAGTCGGGCTTATGCTGCGGGCTCTTGGCTTCAATAATGACACATATCTTTATGTTGCATCTGGTGAAATATATGGTGGAGAGAAAACTTTGCAGCCTCTAAGAGAGCTTTTCCCAAATTTTTATACTAAAGAGATGCTTGCTGGTGAAGAACTTCAACCCTTTCTCCCTTACTCTTCGCGTCTTGCTGCAATTGACTATATTGTATGTGATGAAAGTGATGTCTTTGCTACTAACAATAACGGGAACATGGCAAAGATCCTTGCTGGTAGGAG GAGGTACATGGGGCACAAGAGGACGATCAGACCAAATGCGAAAAGGCTCAGTGCATTGTTCATGGCACGGGATAAGATGGATTGGGCGACATTCTCTAGAAAAGTCAAATCATGCCAAAGAGGCTTCTTGGGAGAACCTGAGGAAAATAAACCAGGCCGTGGAGATTTCCATGAATTTCCATCGACATGTATCTGTAAGAGACCATTCAATTTGTCTAACTTCACAAGCAAAGAGAACAAATATCAGATTTCAAGAAGGAATCCGACTGTCTCGGAGTCAAGATATACCTACCTATCCAATAGCAGTAACCTGGAACAAAAGAGCTCTCAGAAATTCAATGAAGAGAGCTTGAGAGACAGGCATGGGTCTTTAATAGATGAGATTGACCCTGATAATCCTTTATCCGACTAA
- the LOC101258683 gene encoding O-fucosyltransferase 29-like isoform X3, whose amino-acid sequence MWHLMLNGILSESLKGIGSINWMEVIVYQLTFGNQAAVRERFSNGYLLIATSGGLNQQRTGITDAVVVARILNATLVVPELDHHSFWKDESDFSNIFDVGWFISYLAKDVTIVKRVPEKVMMSMEKPPYTMRVPRKSEPEYYLEQVLPILLRRKVLQLTKFDYRLASDLDEELQKLRCRVNYHALRFTKPIRNLGQKLVFRMRRMEERFIAVHLRFEPDMLAFSGCYYGGGDKERYELGEIRKRWATLPELSPDEERARGKCPLTPHEVGLMLRALGFNNDTYLYVASGEIYGGEKTLQPLRELFPNFYTKEMLAGEELQPFLPYSSRLAAIDYIVCDESDVFATNNNGNMAKILAGRRRYMGHKRTIRPNAKRLSALFMARDKMDWATFSRKVKSCQRGFLGEPEENKPGRGDFHEFPSTCICKRPFNLSNFTSKENKYQISRRNPTVSESRYTYLSNSSNLEQKSSQKFNEESLRDRHGSLIDEIDPDNPLSD is encoded by the exons ATGTGGCATCTGATGTTGAATGGTATTCTCAGCGAATCGTTAAAAGGAATTGGTTCTATAAACTG GATGGAAGTCATCGTTTATCAATTGACATTTGGAAATCAAG CTGCTGTGCGTGAGCGATTTTCCAACGGATATTTGCTTATTGCAACTAGTGGAGGTCTCAACCAACAAAGAACTGGC ATAACTGATGCTGTAGTTGTTGCACGGATTCTCAATGCCACTTTAGTTGTACCTGAATTAGATCATCATTCATTTTGGAAGGACGAAAG tgatttttcaaatatttttgatgttggTTGGTTCATCTCTTACCTTGCAAAGGATGTCACAATTGTTAAAAGAGTTCCAGAGAAGGTCATGATGTCAATGGAAAAACCCCCATATACCATGCGAGTTCCTAGAAAATCGGAGCCTGAATATTACTTGGAGCAAGTTTTGCCCATACTCTTAAGAAGAAAG GTTCTTCAGTTGACAAAGTTTGACTATCGACTTGCTAGTGACCTTGATGAAGAGCTACAAAAATTGCGTTGCCGTGTGAATTATCATGCCTTAAGATTCACAAAACCCATTAGGAATCTTGGTCAGAAACTTGTATTCCGTATGCGGAGGATGGAAGAACGCTTCATTGCAGTTCACTTGAG gTTTGAACCTGATATGTTGGCATTCTCTGGCTGCTACTATGGTGGGGGCGACAAGGAAAGATATGAACTGGGTGAGATAAGAAAACGATGGGCTACTTTACCT GAGTTGAGCCCTGATGAAGAACGAGCACGAGGGAAATGCCCACTAACACCTCATGAAGTCGGGCTTATGCTGCGGGCTCTTGGCTTCAATAATGACACATATCTTTATGTTGCATCTGGTGAAATATATGGTGGAGAGAAAACTTTGCAGCCTCTAAGAGAGCTTTTCCCAAATTTTTATACTAAAGAGATGCTTGCTGGTGAAGAACTTCAACCCTTTCTCCCTTACTCTTCGCGTCTTGCTGCAATTGACTATATTGTATGTGATGAAAGTGATGTCTTTGCTACTAACAATAACGGGAACATGGCAAAGATCCTTGCTGGTAGGAG GAGGTACATGGGGCACAAGAGGACGATCAGACCAAATGCGAAAAGGCTCAGTGCATTGTTCATGGCACGGGATAAGATGGATTGGGCGACATTCTCTAGAAAAGTCAAATCATGCCAAAGAGGCTTCTTGGGAGAACCTGAGGAAAATAAACCAGGCCGTGGAGATTTCCATGAATTTCCATCGACATGTATCTGTAAGAGACCATTCAATTTGTCTAACTTCACAAGCAAAGAGAACAAATATCAGATTTCAAGAAGGAATCCGACTGTCTCGGAGTCAAGATATACCTACCTATCCAATAGCAGTAACCTGGAACAAAAGAGCTCTCAGAAATTCAATGAAGAGAGCTTGAGAGACAGGCATGGGTCTTTAATAGATGAGATTGACCCTGATAATCCTTTATCCGACTAA
- the LOC101258683 gene encoding O-fucosyltransferase 29-like isoform X1, whose translation MGLAKLWKYSGGLFSNLAAAVHHQHKQHFVFSCFQSPSYGASPPPPQSRRPISWTCICGFMLFALGLISLFTGHVASDVEWYSQRIVKRNWFYKLDGSHRLSIDIWKSRYSSFYYGCSERGPHFTERGPHFSSAVRERFSNGYLLIATSGGLNQQRTGITDAVVVARILNATLVVPELDHHSFWKDESDFSNIFDVGWFISYLAKDVTIVKRVPEKVMMSMEKPPYTMRVPRKSEPEYYLEQVLPILLRRKVLQLTKFDYRLASDLDEELQKLRCRVNYHALRFTKPIRNLGQKLVFRMRRMEERFIAVHLRFEPDMLAFSGCYYGGGDKERYELGEIRKRWATLPELSPDEERARGKCPLTPHEVGLMLRALGFNNDTYLYVASGEIYGGEKTLQPLRELFPNFYTKEMLAGEELQPFLPYSSRLAAIDYIVCDESDVFATNNNGNMAKILAGRRRYMGHKRTIRPNAKRLSALFMARDKMDWATFSRKVKSCQRGFLGEPEENKPGRGDFHEFPSTCICKRPFNLSNFTSKENKYQISRRNPTVSESRYTYLSNSSNLEQKSSQKFNEESLRDRHGSLIDEIDPDNPLSD comes from the exons ATGGGTTTGGCCAAACTGTGGAAATATAGTGGTGGGTTGTTTTCTAATCTGGCTGCGGCGGTGCATCATCAGCACAAGCAGCATTTTGTGTTTTCTTGTTTCCAGTCGCCGTCGTATGGGGCGTCGCCGCCGCCGCCGCAGTCGCGGAGGCCGATCTCATGGACATGTATTTGTGGATTTATGTTGTTTGCTTTGGGGTTGATTTCACTCTTTACTGGACATGTGGCATCTGATGTTGAATGGTATTCTCAGCGAATCGTTAAAAGGAATTGGTTCTATAAACTG GATGGAAGTCATCGTTTATCAATTGACATTTGGAAATCAAGGTATTCAAGTTTTTACTATGGATGCAGTGAGAGAGGCCCTCATTTTACTGAGAGAGGCCCTCATTTTTCTT CTGCTGTGCGTGAGCGATTTTCCAACGGATATTTGCTTATTGCAACTAGTGGAGGTCTCAACCAACAAAGAACTGGC ATAACTGATGCTGTAGTTGTTGCACGGATTCTCAATGCCACTTTAGTTGTACCTGAATTAGATCATCATTCATTTTGGAAGGACGAAAG tgatttttcaaatatttttgatgttggTTGGTTCATCTCTTACCTTGCAAAGGATGTCACAATTGTTAAAAGAGTTCCAGAGAAGGTCATGATGTCAATGGAAAAACCCCCATATACCATGCGAGTTCCTAGAAAATCGGAGCCTGAATATTACTTGGAGCAAGTTTTGCCCATACTCTTAAGAAGAAAG GTTCTTCAGTTGACAAAGTTTGACTATCGACTTGCTAGTGACCTTGATGAAGAGCTACAAAAATTGCGTTGCCGTGTGAATTATCATGCCTTAAGATTCACAAAACCCATTAGGAATCTTGGTCAGAAACTTGTATTCCGTATGCGGAGGATGGAAGAACGCTTCATTGCAGTTCACTTGAG gTTTGAACCTGATATGTTGGCATTCTCTGGCTGCTACTATGGTGGGGGCGACAAGGAAAGATATGAACTGGGTGAGATAAGAAAACGATGGGCTACTTTACCT GAGTTGAGCCCTGATGAAGAACGAGCACGAGGGAAATGCCCACTAACACCTCATGAAGTCGGGCTTATGCTGCGGGCTCTTGGCTTCAATAATGACACATATCTTTATGTTGCATCTGGTGAAATATATGGTGGAGAGAAAACTTTGCAGCCTCTAAGAGAGCTTTTCCCAAATTTTTATACTAAAGAGATGCTTGCTGGTGAAGAACTTCAACCCTTTCTCCCTTACTCTTCGCGTCTTGCTGCAATTGACTATATTGTATGTGATGAAAGTGATGTCTTTGCTACTAACAATAACGGGAACATGGCAAAGATCCTTGCTGGTAGGAG GAGGTACATGGGGCACAAGAGGACGATCAGACCAAATGCGAAAAGGCTCAGTGCATTGTTCATGGCACGGGATAAGATGGATTGGGCGACATTCTCTAGAAAAGTCAAATCATGCCAAAGAGGCTTCTTGGGAGAACCTGAGGAAAATAAACCAGGCCGTGGAGATTTCCATGAATTTCCATCGACATGTATCTGTAAGAGACCATTCAATTTGTCTAACTTCACAAGCAAAGAGAACAAATATCAGATTTCAAGAAGGAATCCGACTGTCTCGGAGTCAAGATATACCTACCTATCCAATAGCAGTAACCTGGAACAAAAGAGCTCTCAGAAATTCAATGAAGAGAGCTTGAGAGACAGGCATGGGTCTTTAATAGATGAGATTGACCCTGATAATCCTTTATCCGACTAA
- the LOC101258683 gene encoding O-fucosyltransferase 29-like isoform X4, with amino-acid sequence MIFSRMEVIVYQLTFGNQAAVRERFSNGYLLIATSGGLNQQRTGITDAVVVARILNATLVVPELDHHSFWKDESDFSNIFDVGWFISYLAKDVTIVKRVPEKVMMSMEKPPYTMRVPRKSEPEYYLEQVLPILLRRKVLQLTKFDYRLASDLDEELQKLRCRVNYHALRFTKPIRNLGQKLVFRMRRMEERFIAVHLRFEPDMLAFSGCYYGGGDKERYELGEIRKRWATLPELSPDEERARGKCPLTPHEVGLMLRALGFNNDTYLYVASGEIYGGEKTLQPLRELFPNFYTKEMLAGEELQPFLPYSSRLAAIDYIVCDESDVFATNNNGNMAKILAGRRRYMGHKRTIRPNAKRLSALFMARDKMDWATFSRKVKSCQRGFLGEPEENKPGRGDFHEFPSTCICKRPFNLSNFTSKENKYQISRRNPTVSESRYTYLSNSSNLEQKSSQKFNEESLRDRHGSLIDEIDPDNPLSD; translated from the exons ATGATATTTTCCAGGATGGAAGTCATCGTTTATCAATTGACATTTGGAAATCAAG CTGCTGTGCGTGAGCGATTTTCCAACGGATATTTGCTTATTGCAACTAGTGGAGGTCTCAACCAACAAAGAACTGGC ATAACTGATGCTGTAGTTGTTGCACGGATTCTCAATGCCACTTTAGTTGTACCTGAATTAGATCATCATTCATTTTGGAAGGACGAAAG tgatttttcaaatatttttgatgttggTTGGTTCATCTCTTACCTTGCAAAGGATGTCACAATTGTTAAAAGAGTTCCAGAGAAGGTCATGATGTCAATGGAAAAACCCCCATATACCATGCGAGTTCCTAGAAAATCGGAGCCTGAATATTACTTGGAGCAAGTTTTGCCCATACTCTTAAGAAGAAAG GTTCTTCAGTTGACAAAGTTTGACTATCGACTTGCTAGTGACCTTGATGAAGAGCTACAAAAATTGCGTTGCCGTGTGAATTATCATGCCTTAAGATTCACAAAACCCATTAGGAATCTTGGTCAGAAACTTGTATTCCGTATGCGGAGGATGGAAGAACGCTTCATTGCAGTTCACTTGAG gTTTGAACCTGATATGTTGGCATTCTCTGGCTGCTACTATGGTGGGGGCGACAAGGAAAGATATGAACTGGGTGAGATAAGAAAACGATGGGCTACTTTACCT GAGTTGAGCCCTGATGAAGAACGAGCACGAGGGAAATGCCCACTAACACCTCATGAAGTCGGGCTTATGCTGCGGGCTCTTGGCTTCAATAATGACACATATCTTTATGTTGCATCTGGTGAAATATATGGTGGAGAGAAAACTTTGCAGCCTCTAAGAGAGCTTTTCCCAAATTTTTATACTAAAGAGATGCTTGCTGGTGAAGAACTTCAACCCTTTCTCCCTTACTCTTCGCGTCTTGCTGCAATTGACTATATTGTATGTGATGAAAGTGATGTCTTTGCTACTAACAATAACGGGAACATGGCAAAGATCCTTGCTGGTAGGAG GAGGTACATGGGGCACAAGAGGACGATCAGACCAAATGCGAAAAGGCTCAGTGCATTGTTCATGGCACGGGATAAGATGGATTGGGCGACATTCTCTAGAAAAGTCAAATCATGCCAAAGAGGCTTCTTGGGAGAACCTGAGGAAAATAAACCAGGCCGTGGAGATTTCCATGAATTTCCATCGACATGTATCTGTAAGAGACCATTCAATTTGTCTAACTTCACAAGCAAAGAGAACAAATATCAGATTTCAAGAAGGAATCCGACTGTCTCGGAGTCAAGATATACCTACCTATCCAATAGCAGTAACCTGGAACAAAAGAGCTCTCAGAAATTCAATGAAGAGAGCTTGAGAGACAGGCATGGGTCTTTAATAGATGAGATTGACCCTGATAATCCTTTATCCGACTAA